A region of the Drosophila willistoni isolate 14030-0811.24 unplaced genomic scaffold, UCI_dwil_1.1 Seg809, whole genome shotgun sequence genome:
taaaaaactataaaccCGTAAAGGCAAAGTCGACAAACGTAAAAATGCGAGTCGTAGTTAATAATGATACCCCAATCTACTCGCGTCCGCGTAGAATCGGTTATAACGCGCGTTCCGTAGTAGACCAACAAGTTGATGAATGGTTAAAAGAAGGTATAGTCGAACACTCGGATCAGAGTACAGTAGCCCCGTAGTCCTGGTAAAAATTTGACTATAAGCAAAGCCGAAAATATACATCTTTTGTAACCCACAACGGGCAATACCAATTTCTAAAGGTACCATTTGGACTAGCGAATTCTCCTAGTGTTTTTCAAAGGCACATCAATGCTATATTTGGAGAGCTGACTCGAAAAAATATCGCGAATCCATATGTAGATGACATCATTATTCCAGCTAAAGACAGTGTGAAAATTACGGCCTGATGATCAAACTAAAAAAATGCAGTTTTTTAAGGaaaaaaattgagtttttAGGGCACGAAATCGAAGACCAAAAGATATGTATTTCTGAAGAGAAAACCAACGCTGTAACTAAATTTCCCCAGCCCACAAACCAGAAGCAACTTCAAAGTTGTATACCGAAACTTGAGGCCAAAGTTGAACGACATATTAGGTGCTGCATTCCGTGTATTATCTGAAACCGCAAACAAGGAAAAAAGGAGGGACTGTTAAATCCATTGCCTAAGGACCACTGTAAACATTCCACATTGATTTTTTTGGGTCCGCTTGAATCTACTGACAAGAGATACAAACACATCCTAGCTGTCATAGATGCATTCACCAAATACTGCTGGTTATATACGACTAAGACGACATCCGCCCAAGAAGTTATATCGAGATTGCAAGCACAAAGGCTCACATTTGGAAACCCAGTCCAGATTATTACAGATAGAGGATCTGCTTTCACATCAGAAGACTTTAAGGAGTATTGCCGTTCAGAGAATATACTCCACCACGCTGTTACTACCAGACTGCCTAGAGCAAATGGGCAAGTAGAGAGACTTAATGCTATTATTATATCTGTTTTATCCAAGCTTTCTGTTGATGACCCGAGCAAATAATACAAGTTTGTTGGAAGAGTTCAGCAAACAATAAATGTAGAAGCACAAATATTACGCCGTTCGAGTTATTAGTTGGAGTCAAAATGCGTACGAAGTTTGATATCCAATTGAAGCAAATTATTGATGAGGAAATGATAGCTATGTTTAACGAAAAAAGAGATGACCTAAGGAAGCATGCGAGGCAGCAAATCATAAATCTACAAGAGGAAAACAAGAACACTTATAATCTACGATTTATAAAGAAGGCGATTTTGTTGCAATTACACGTACTCAATTCGGAGGTGGACTGAAGTTAAAGCCAAAGTATTTAGTTCCTTATCGGGTAACTAAAGTCAAATATAAGGATACTTATGATGTCACTAAAGATGCACACTTTGTAGATGGTCCGAAAAATACGACTACTTGCACCGAATATAACGGGTGTTTTTTTAAgcgtttgttttttaaaattgaaatgaaacacacaaaatttgaatattattgttaaatttttatttgagatgATAAAACAAACTCTgccaattactttttaaaaatgacttcATGTAAATGTTGGCCGCGACTGCGTTTCAAGTGATCAACACGGAAGGTCCAATTTTGCACCACTTTTTCCAGCATGCCTAACGGAATTTCGCCAATAACACGACTGATATTATCTTCCAATGCACCAATTGACGCTGGTTTGTCCTGGTAAACCAATGACTTTACATATCCCCACAAAAAATAATCCAGTGGTGTAATGTCACATGACCGCGGTGGCCAACTGACGGGTGCGGTTTATGGGCTGGCGGAATCATTGGACCATTTTTCTTCAAAGACGATAACGGTCGCCACGTCACTGTCAATGGGCAGCGTTATCGTTCGATGATAACAGACTTTTTTTGCCCAAAATGAGATAATGATCTGGTTGATATGTGGTTTCAACAAGACGGTGCCACATGCCACACAGCATGGGAGACAATGGACCTATTGAAAGATGAGTTCGGTGAACAATTAATCTCTCGTTTTGGACCCGTCAGTTGGCCACCGCGGTCATGTGACATTACACCACTGGATTATTTTTTGTGGGGATATGTAAAGTCATTGGTTTACCAGGACAAACCATCGTCAATTTGTGCATTGGAAGACAATATCAGTCGTGTTATTGGCGAAATTCCCTTAGACATGCTGGAAAAAGGCGTGCAAAATTGGACCTTCCGTGTTGATCACTTGAAACGCAGTCGCGGCCAACATTTACATGAAGTCATTTATAAAAAGTAATTGGCAAATATTGTTTTATcatctcaaataaaaatttaacaataatattcaaattttgtgtgtttcatttcaattttaaaaaccaaacgctTAAAAAAACACCCGTTATAAAGAAAGGGATCCCTTATGGTGACGATGATGAAGATGTTGCTGATAACTAAGAAAACTTACGAAAGGATTAGACAGAGGACAATGCTGTTAACGATGATAAATACAATGATAAAGATGATGATTACAACGACGTAAACGATGATGACTACTCCGAAGATGACGATAATGATGATTACAAGGATGATAATGAGAATGACGATTCCgaagatgatgacgacgatgctGAAAACCAATAATGACCACCATGAAGGCGATGCGGAAAACCACGAATTTAATGATGACACTTCTAAGGACGATACAGGCGACTCTAAAACTAGATGACGACTTTGAATACGACGACGACGCATTTGGGGCAAATGCATTTAAGGATGGCCGATCTGTGGGGATGGTATGGTAACGCTGTAAGGCCAGACCTACTCCCGAAACAGCTGATCAACGAGGTGGCAATGAAAGAGAAGACGAGGTGGCAAGGGAGAGTGGAAAACGGGGAGTCTAGAGAAAACGACGAACAACGAACGACGTGTGTGTAAATGAATCAATACATAATTTTGTCAAAACCTAATTACCTAATATTATTACCtagtttaataaataatatacttAATATAACAACTATTCTAATTCTTGTGGGCACAAATGCCACAAATATTTGACTTTATCCCTTTCAAAAAAAGGAACCTATGCAATTAATCACATAAAGGgcaagtaaaaaataaattaaataccTATATATTATTGTTTTGTAATCGTTAAATGGTTTCCTATTCTTGTCTTGTTGTTCAACGAAATACCTGAATTTCGTTGCTTATTTTCAATGATAAGCACAACTCTTCTTCGTTTTAATAGGACTGAAAACATAGGAAACAATGATCCATTCCCTTCTTCCATAGAAAAATCGCATATTTCACATAAAACAATGACAAATTTTCGcttttttcgtgttttttgaaTGTTTTGCAAACTTCCgatatataaaatgtatatcTATCACTCTGAAAGGCGAATCCATGAGTTATTTAATGCAATCTTGCAGTAATAGTAATAATTTGGAATAGATTCGAAACTCTTCCGTCCCGAAAATATTCAGAAATATTTCATGAAAGCTACATCATGcttttaaagtttaatttagTTGTAAATGTTTTTTGATGGTAGTTGAATATGGATTCcagggagaaggaaaataacccaaacTTCATtccttgaattcaaaatattacaGTACTTTTTAAGAGCAATTTTTGTAAGAAATAATactttttccatttaaaaaaGGATACTGTTGACGCCTATGAATAGATATATTCATATAGTATTGCAGTCATAAAAATCAAAGCTAACGACTTGAGCACGGCGGATATACCCTGCAATAGCAAAGATAAATTGGCAAATCTGAAGAGTCtatataagtatgtaattCACATAACCAAAAAACCATATATTTGATAAAGGCTCGAATTGAAATATTGACCGCAAGAGGCGACAGTGTGTTCAGGACCCAAAACGGATGCAGTCTTGGACGATGGGCTTAAATAGatgcatttttattatgttaaattttcataaacaGGGTGTCTTCAAGTCGTCACCTTtagtttattatatttttatgttgttattttgttgttcttttttttcttttgcctttgctGTTAAAGTTTAATGCAGTTGCTATATGCAGTTGCAGTTTGCTGGCGTTTCGCAATTTGCGAATATTTGTTACAAGGTCAATTCAAGTTGTTTTTGATGGAAAACAGTGCGAAcaataaatgcaaataaaatattgtctttagttttcattttttgttgttcagcaattttgttttgcatttcaAAAGCACATCAATGCTATATTTGGAGAGCTGACTCGTAAAAATATCGCGTTTCCATATGTAGAAGACATCATTACTCCAGCTAAAGATGAAGACGAGGCCATATCAAATCTCAAAGAAGTCCTGAAACAGTGTAAAAATTACGGCCTGATGATCAACCTAAAAAAATGCAGAAAATGCAAAGAAGCTCATGAGAGAGGACATTTTTCTGTTCGGAAGACGAAAGACATAATTGCGAAAGAATATTGTACACCGAAACTTGAGACCAAAGTTGAACGACATATTAGGTGCTGCATTCCGTGTATTATCTCAAACCGCAAACAAGGAAAAAAGGAGGGACTGTTAAATCCATTGCTTAAGGAAGAAAAACCACTGCAAACATTCCACATTGATTTTTTGGGTCCGCTTGAATCTAGTGACAAGAGAAACAAACACATCCTAGCTGTCATAGATGCATTCACCAAATACTACTGGTTATAAACGACTAAGACGACATCCGCCCAAGAAGTTATATCGAGATTGCAAGCACAAAGTGTCACATTTGGAAACCGGATAGAGGATCTGCTTTCACATCAGAAGACTTTAAGGAGTATTGCCGTTCAGAGAATATACTTCACCACCCTGTTACTACGGGACTGCCTAGAGCAAATGGGCAAGTAGAGAGACTTAATGCTATTATTATATCTGTTTTATCCAAGCTTTCTGTTGATGACCCGAGCAAATAATACAAGTTTGTTGGAAGAGTTCAGCAAACAATAAATTCAACTCACTGTAGAAGTACAAATATTACGCCGTTTGAGTTATTAGTTGGAGTCAAAATGCGTACGAAGTTTGATATCCAATTGAAGCAAATTATTGATGAGGAAATGATAGCTATGTTTAACGAAAAAAGAGATGACCTAAGGAAGCATGCGAGGCAGCAAATCATAAATCTACAAGAGGAAAACAAGAACACTTATAATCTACGACGAAAACATGCATCAATTTATAAAGAAGGCGATTTTGTTGCAATTAAACGTACTCAATTCGGAGGTGGACTGAAGTTAAAGCCAAAGTATTTAGGTCCTTATCGAGTAACTAAAGTCAAATCAAAGGATACTTATGATGTCACTAAAGATGCACACTTTGTAGATGGTCCGAAAAATACGACTACGTGCACCAAATATATGAAGAAATGGATAACTTATGTAGACGATGATGAAGATGTTGCTGATAACTAAGAAAACTTACGAAAGTATTAGACAGATGACAATGCTGTTAAATACAATGATAAAGAATCATCTTACGACGTAAATGATGATGACTACTCCGAAGATGACGATAATGATGATTACAACGATGATAATGAGAATGACGATTCCGAAGATGATGACGACCACCATGAAGGCGATGCGGAAAACCACGAATTTAATGATGACACCTCTAACGACGATACAGACGACTCCAAAACTAGAGTGATGAAGACGACGAAAATGAAGATGACACTAAAGCCGATGATGACGACTttgaagacgacgacgacgcatTTGGGGCAAATGCATTTAAGGATGGCCGATCTGTGGGGATGGTATGGTAACGCTGTAAGGCCAGACCTACTCCCGAAACAGCTGATCGACGAGGTGGCAATGAAAGAGAAGACGAGATGGCAAGGGAGAGTGGAAAACGGGGAGTCTAGAGAAAACGACGAACGACGAACGACGTGTGTGTAAATGAATCAATacataattttttcaaaacctaattacCTAATTACCTAATATAATTACCTTGAAGAGGAGTTCAGCACCGCAAAAACTGAAAGCCCAACTTCAtcacttgaattcaaaatatgaactgattttattgaaaaacgtcttgtgtacatcaaagaattcttagactctaagaggcgacaattgttcttaaaaatgcttactctaatgtttatattaatgcttgtttatatcatgcacagcgttggcgacttgatattgcgccgttattaaaatcttgagtgctttcccacagagtgtggatgcatgttttgtttatttctttgttcaatctgatttggtgaagccgttTCAGATGAAcgcgatgtttattcttaaacattctgcgaagGGCCGCCAAATGCGACGTTTAGGAATTGCCGTCTAATCTTACATTGtcttatacaaattattattaatattaaaattagtaAGATAACTAATATTAAGGAAACATGACCGGTTACATGATGGAAGTTTAAACCTTGTaattcaatatgatgttccTTTAATGCTTGTAGCTGGTTTCCTACTTTCTCCAATTCTGCTGAATGGTTCACTATATTTGCTTCTACTGGATTCCAAATTATATTTGCCATGTTACTAATATCGCCCACGTGCGCCGTTTTAATGGCTATATACGACTCTGACTGTATGCTATGATGAGCCACTATAACTTTATCTTCTGTCCTAGCTGTGCAGCCTGATCTGAGGCTCAAAATTCCTTGCTCTGGTATAGCCATTATCTCTTGCTGTTCATTACCGCATTGGACTCTAGCGTTAGTTCTAGGTGGAACCTTAAATAACCAACTCCTGCTACTATCTAATTCTACCCAGTAAGACTTTGTTTCCATAATCGTTGTGTATATGCAGTTAgatttggtattttgtttaAGAGCTGTCAGTTCACAGACATTATCATTGGCACTACTCCATGGCCAACTTCCTTCACATGTTCTCCTATGCGACTGCCAATTCTGACATTTTTGCAATGCTGATTCGGACATTAAATGGTACGaatctatttcaaaattataaattaagtaCTGGCTGTCTATACGGACCATTACCATTTGGTTATTGTTTAATCGTACAGGCAGTGGAATAACTTTATAGAGAAAAGACGGATGTCTACCAAAAAGtggtatttttgcatttataattaGTTTTCTGTCAATAAAAATACCTTTTGCCGTCAACAGAGTGTATACATCTTTTAATTCAGTACCTGTTCTTTTACCTGGTAATACTAATGTTTCGGACAACTTGtccttaatttttgttatttccaaCTTCAACtggcttggttttaaaatgttaGGGTTCAACCTACCATG
Encoded here:
- the LOC124461999 gene encoding pheromone-processing carboxypeptidase KEX1-like, which translates into the protein MTTMKAMRKTTNLMMTLLRTIQATLKLDDDFEYDDDAFGANAFKDGRSVGMTDDNAVKYNDKESSYDVNDDDYSEDDDNDDYNDDNENDDSEDDDDHHEGDAENHEFNDDTSNDDTDDSKTRVMKTTKMKMTLKPMMTTLKTTTTHLGQMHLRMADLWGWYGNA